A DNA window from Tachysurus fulvidraco isolate hzauxx_2018 chromosome 4, HZAU_PFXX_2.0, whole genome shotgun sequence contains the following coding sequences:
- the ppm1g gene encoding protein phosphatase 1G, giving the protein MGAYLSKPNTEKNTANGGNQNLRYGLAAMQGWRVSMEDAHNCIPELDEETAMFAVYDGHGGEEVALYCSKYLPDIIKQQKAYKDGKLQKALEDAFLAIDSQITTEEVIKELVQIAGRPQEEAAPEKVADEDDVDNEETALLHEEATMTIEELLVRYGQNLNKSVKKLGQDTTKELENRDVHADNKGINGETECGASETDSNGKAKLEETAGDSKMRACRRATASCGGSSAVEGSSDGEKAGATADAGPSCSSSAAPTPGSAKSKFFEDSDESEEGEDEEEGSDEEDGSEQDGGDSSENEEDDTEEEEEEDTDEEEEEMCLPGMDGKEEPGSDSGTTAVVALIRGKQLIVANAGDSRCVVSERGKAVDMSYDHKPEDELELARIKNAGGKVTMDGRVNGGLNLSRAIGDHFYKRNKNLPPEEQMISALPDVKVLTLNEEHEFMVVACDGIWNVMSSQEVVEFVNERLKAEGSETKPLSAVIEELLDHCLAPDTSGDGTGCDNMTCMIVKFRPFSGTNADENTKKRKPEEQVSEENGNANKKSKTE; this is encoded by the exons ATGGGCGCGTATCTGTCGAAACCCAATACGGAGAAGAACACAGCTAACGGGGGGAACCAGAACCTGCGCTACGGGCTGGCGGCCATGCAGGGATGGCGTGTTTCAATGGAG gacGCTCACAATTGTATCCCAGAGCTGGATGAAGAGACGGCCATGTTCGCTGTTTATGATGGACACGGAG GTGAAGAAGTTGCTTTGTACTGCTCCAAGTATTTACCAGACATCATAAAGCAGCAGAAAGCATATAAAGATGGTAAACTGCAAAAG GCTCTGGAAGACGCTTTCCTGGCTATTGACAGCCAAATCACCACAGAAGAGGTTATCAAAGAGCTTGTTCAGATAGCTGGCCGTCCACAAGAGGAGGCAGCACCAGAAAAAGTAGCggatgaggatgatg TGGACAATGAGGAAACAGCTCTTCTGCATGAAGAGGCCACAATGACAATTGAGGAGCTGCTTGTCCGCTATGGGCAGAACCTGAATAAATCGGTCAAAAAGCTTGGACAGGATACCACCAAAGAGTTGGAAAACCGAGATGTCCACGCTGATAATAAAGGGATCAACGGTGAGACAGAATGTGGGGCATCTGAAACTGACAGCAATGGAAAAGCGAAGCTGGAAGAGACGGCTGGAGACTCCAAAATGAGGGCATGCAGGAGAGCGACAGCCTCATGTGGAGGGAGCTCTGCAGTCGAAGGTTCCTCTGACGGGGAGAAAGCCGGAGCCACAGCGGACGCAGGTCCTTCCTGTTCCTCCTCTGCAGCACCCACACCAGGAAGTGCCAAATCAAAGTTCTTCGAGGACAGTGACGAGTCAGAAGAAGgggaagatgaagaagagggcAGTGATGAAGAG GATGGCAGTGAGCAGGACGGTGGGGACAGCAGTGAAAATGAAGAGGATgacacagaggaggaggaggaagaagacactgatgaagaagaagaagaaatgtgtttGCCAGGGATGGATGGGAAAGAAGAG CCTGGCTCAGACAGCGGGACTACAGCTGTAGTGGCTCTGATTCGTGGTAAACAGCTAATTGTAGCCAATGCTGGAGACTCACGCTGTGTTGTCTCGGAGAGGGGCAAAGCAGTGGACATGTCCTACGATCACAAGCCAGAAGATGAACTGGAGCTAGCCAGAATAAAGAATGCAGGAGGCAAAGTGACCATGGATGGCCGTGTAAACGGAGGACTTAACCTTTCCAGGGCCATTG ggGACCACTTTTACAAGAGGAATAAGAACCTCCCACCTGAGGAACAGATGATTTCTGCTTTACCAGATGTCAAAGTACTGACTCTCAATGAAGAGCATGAATTCATGGTGGTTGCTTGTGATGGAATCTG GAACGTAATGAGTAGCCAGGAGGTGGTGGAGTTTGTAAACGAGAGATTGAAAGCAGAAGGAAGCGAGACCAAGCCACTGTCTGCTGTTATTGAAGAG CTGCTTGACCACTGCTTGGCACCAGACACATCTGGCGATGGCACAGGCTGTGACAACATGACTTGTATGATTGTCAAGTTCAGACCCTTCAGTGGTACCAATGCGGACGAGAACACAAAGAAACGCAAGCCCGAGGAACAGGTGTCTGAGGAGAATGGCAATGCCAACAAAAAATCCAAAACGGAATAG